The following are encoded in a window of Qipengyuania soli genomic DNA:
- a CDS encoding toxin-antitoxin system HicB family antitoxin yields MQKKAFALRLDPAVHAAIERLAAAELRSANAQIEMLLREALSKRGIEVQASMPPKRGRPAKED; encoded by the coding sequence ATGCAGAAAAAGGCCTTCGCTCTCCGTCTCGATCCGGCAGTCCATGCCGCGATCGAACGGTTGGCGGCGGCCGAATTGCGCAGTGCCAATGCGCAGATCGAGATGCTCCTGCGCGAGGCGCTGTCGAAGCGCGGAATCGAGGTGCAGGCAAGCATGCCGCCAAAGCGCGGGCGACCGGCGAAGGAGGATTGA
- a CDS encoding SPFH domain-containing protein encodes MSVELKGMKTSTEQAGASFSGYPILIAILLLLVLSAWNVIGGLPPGDAAKAAKLTFVGLLVLPILVLAFLSAGFFMIQPNQAAVLTLFGEYRGTERREGLRWVWPWMGKNKVSVRAHNIHSERVKINDKRGNPIEIACNVVWRVADSAQASFDVDDYKKFVEIQIEAGLRTVGSRHPYDDFENEEVTLRGSGEVVNHELLVELNDRLKVAGIIVDEAGLTHLAYAPEIAGAMLRRQQADAVIAARQKVVIGAVGMVEDALAKLAADGIVELDDERKAAMVSNLMVVLCGDREASPVVNAGSLY; translated from the coding sequence ATGTCGGTTGAACTCAAGGGGATGAAGACCAGCACAGAGCAGGCGGGAGCCAGCTTCAGCGGTTATCCGATCCTGATCGCCATCCTGCTCCTGCTGGTTCTGAGTGCATGGAACGTCATCGGCGGCCTGCCCCCGGGTGATGCGGCCAAGGCGGCAAAGCTGACATTCGTCGGCCTCCTTGTCCTGCCCATTCTCGTCCTTGCTTTCTTGTCGGCCGGCTTCTTCATGATCCAGCCGAACCAGGCCGCAGTGCTGACACTGTTTGGCGAATACCGCGGAACGGAACGGCGCGAGGGGCTGCGCTGGGTGTGGCCGTGGATGGGCAAGAACAAGGTCTCGGTCCGCGCGCACAACATCCATTCCGAACGCGTGAAAATCAACGACAAGCGCGGCAACCCGATCGAGATCGCCTGCAACGTCGTGTGGCGTGTCGCCGACAGCGCGCAGGCGAGCTTCGACGTCGATGACTACAAGAAGTTCGTCGAAATCCAGATCGAAGCGGGTCTGCGCACCGTGGGTTCGCGCCACCCCTATGACGACTTCGAGAACGAGGAAGTCACGCTGCGCGGCAGCGGCGAAGTGGTGAATCACGAGCTGCTGGTCGAACTCAACGACCGGCTGAAGGTCGCCGGCATCATCGTAGACGAGGCGGGCCTGACCCACCTCGCCTATGCTCCGGAAATTGCCGGTGCGATGCTCCGCCGCCAGCAGGCCGATGCGGTCATTGCCGCGCGGCAGAAGGTAGTTATCGGGGCCGTCGGCATGGTCGAGGACGCGCTTGCCAAGCTGGCCGCGGACGGCATTGTCGAGCTCGACGACGAGCGCAAGGCCGCGATGGTCTCGAACCTCATGGTCGTGCTCTGCGGCGACCGCGAGGCGAGCCCCGTGGTCAACGCCGGTTCGCTCTACTGA
- the ribA gene encoding GTP cyclohydrolase II: protein METAFGDITGEAMLLSASRAATLKLANQIEAAVPRQPVLMRAADPFDLPHALAVADPALDLNAPLKGPFKALHCEWEEQAKAALELARMAGVLPAFLVDPQGAGEPVSLEASDVAAYADASRLQIATRAKLPVAAAEGARIVAFRSPDDTREHVALVIGQQRSDVAPLVRLHSECLTGDILGSLKCDCGPQLDAALHAIADEADKGGWGVLLYMRQEGRGIGLVNKLRAYRLQDQGFDTVDANTRLGLPDEARDFPTAARMLDLLGVGEIRLMTNNPAKVAALEAEGVKVAERVPHSLPDNPHNARYLATKRDRAGHILP from the coding sequence GTGGAAACGGCATTCGGAGACATCACCGGTGAGGCCATGTTGTTGTCGGCGAGCCGCGCCGCGACATTGAAGCTCGCCAACCAGATCGAGGCCGCGGTGCCACGCCAGCCGGTGCTGATGCGCGCTGCCGATCCCTTCGACCTGCCGCACGCCCTTGCGGTGGCCGATCCCGCGCTGGACCTCAATGCGCCGCTGAAAGGTCCGTTCAAGGCGCTGCATTGCGAGTGGGAGGAGCAGGCGAAGGCCGCGCTCGAACTCGCGCGCATGGCTGGCGTGCTGCCCGCTTTCCTCGTCGATCCGCAGGGTGCGGGCGAGCCGGTGAGCCTCGAGGCATCCGACGTCGCTGCCTACGCCGATGCCTCGCGCCTCCAGATCGCTACCCGCGCCAAACTTCCCGTGGCTGCAGCCGAGGGTGCACGCATCGTCGCCTTCCGCAGCCCCGACGACACGCGCGAACATGTCGCGCTGGTCATCGGGCAGCAGCGCAGCGATGTCGCGCCGCTGGTCCGTCTCCATTCCGAATGCCTGACCGGCGATATTCTCGGTAGCCTCAAATGCGATTGCGGACCGCAACTCGACGCGGCGCTCCATGCCATCGCGGACGAGGCCGACAAGGGTGGTTGGGGTGTATTGCTCTACATGCGCCAAGAAGGGCGCGGCATTGGCCTCGTCAACAAGCTGCGCGCCTATCGCCTGCAGGACCAGGGCTTCGACACGGTCGATGCGAACACGCGGCTGGGCCTGCCCGACGAGGCGCGCGACTTCCCGACCGCCGCGCGCATGCTCGACCTTCTCGGCGTCGGTGAAATCCGGCTGATGACGAACAATCCGGCCAAGGTCGCCGCGCTCGAGGCTGAGGGGGTCAAGGTCGCCGAACGCGTGCCGCACTCGCTCCCCGACAATCCGCACAACGCCCGCTACCTTGCGACCAAGCGTGACCGCGCGGGCCACATCCTCCCGTGA
- a CDS encoding acyl-CoA dehydrogenase family protein — protein MSSAPNPGMDPEIFDQFLEQLERYVRERLIPAEKQVIADDRIPDEIVTEMKDMGLFGLTVPEEYGGAGLNTSQYAKVVKTMAYAAPAFRSIFSINVGMFNSAIKNGGTEAQKAEWWPKVAAGSITCFGLTEPGSGSDSAAMATTARPDPDGNGWILNGTKRYITNAPHAEVGLIMARTEKEALPKNAHVSAFIVPMDTPGITVGSPDHKMGQSGSHIADIILEDVHVPGEALLGGETGKGFRFAMMSLDNGRISVGAASTGYARRALDSALRYATERKAFGEPIANFQLIQQMLAESETEIYAAEAMMADVTARADRGENILRKAAAFKVFASEMCGRVVDRVVQIYGGAGYLAEYDAERFFRDARIYRIYEGTTQILQLQIAKHMLREFAEQA, from the coding sequence ATGAGCAGCGCGCCCAACCCGGGCATGGACCCGGAAATTTTCGACCAGTTCCTCGAACAGCTCGAACGCTACGTCCGGGAACGGCTGATCCCGGCCGAGAAGCAGGTCATCGCCGACGATCGCATCCCGGACGAGATTGTCACCGAGATGAAGGACATGGGCCTGTTCGGCCTGACCGTGCCCGAAGAATACGGCGGCGCGGGCCTCAACACCTCGCAATACGCCAAGGTCGTGAAGACCATGGCCTATGCCGCACCGGCCTTCCGCTCGATCTTCTCCATCAACGTCGGCATGTTCAATTCCGCGATCAAGAACGGCGGCACCGAGGCGCAGAAGGCCGAATGGTGGCCGAAAGTCGCAGCGGGGTCGATCACCTGCTTCGGCCTGACTGAACCGGGTTCAGGCAGCGATAGCGCCGCGATGGCGACAACTGCGCGCCCCGACCCCGACGGCAATGGCTGGATCCTCAACGGGACCAAGCGCTACATCACCAATGCCCCCCATGCCGAGGTCGGCCTGATCATGGCCCGTACCGAGAAGGAAGCGCTGCCCAAGAACGCGCATGTCTCCGCCTTCATCGTGCCGATGGACACGCCCGGTATCACTGTCGGCAGCCCGGACCACAAGATGGGCCAGTCGGGCAGCCATATCGCCGACATCATCCTGGAGGACGTGCACGTGCCGGGCGAGGCATTGCTTGGCGGAGAAACCGGCAAGGGTTTCCGTTTCGCCATGATGAGCCTCGACAATGGCCGCATCTCGGTCGGTGCGGCCTCGACCGGCTATGCCCGCCGCGCGCTCGACAGCGCGCTGCGTTACGCCACCGAGCGCAAGGCCTTCGGTGAGCCAATTGCGAACTTCCAGCTGATCCAGCAGATGCTCGCCGAGAGCGAGACCGAGATCTACGCCGCAGAGGCGATGATGGCCGATGTCACCGCGCGCGCCGACCGGGGCGAGAACATCCTCAGGAAGGCCGCTGCCTTCAAGGTCTTCGCCTCCGAAATGTGCGGCCGCGTGGTCGACCGGGTGGTGCAGATCTACGGCGGTGCGGGCTACCTCGCCGAATACGATGCGGAGCGCTTCTTCCGCGATGCGCGCATCTATCGCATCTACGAAGGCACGACGCAGATCCTCCAGCTCCAGATCGCAAAGCACATGCTGCGCGAATTTGCCGAGCAGGCCTGA
- a CDS encoding alkaline phosphatase, whose amino-acid sequence MSIRTIFLATTTVAALALGGCTATVAREAPQAAMTAPAPKKAKNVILFIGDGMGISTVTAARIYAGQKLGHTGEEYVLPFETFDHVALVKTYNSNAQVPDSAGTASAMNTGVKTNIGMLGYGPETKNGDCRSGAGHELPLVSEEARKHGLALGIVSTARITHATPAAVYARSVNRDWEADAAIPEAQRGLGCRDIAEQLMATPFDVALGGGRAAFYGKAGGGQRLDPAANLPAAWVKATGGTYVESTAALAAAPKGKPVFGLFSPSHMTYTVDRTATTSEPTLTEMTQAAVSRLGTDPDGYYLMVESGRIDHGHHAGQAGYALEEAVEFAHAIEWAIDNTDPEETLILVTADHSHVFTMSGYPRRGNDILGMVVPPEGGGEDGGSGDGPTLASDGKPYTTLGYANGPGAVPMNTEGGRPMPETGVHAHQQSLVPTGAETHGGEDVALYANGPGAERVKGVMEQNLIYNVIRAAFGWMSM is encoded by the coding sequence ATGAGCATTCGCACGATTTTCCTCGCCACCACCACCGTCGCCGCGCTGGCGTTGGGTGGCTGCACCGCCACCGTGGCGCGCGAGGCACCGCAGGCGGCGATGACCGCACCGGCGCCCAAGAAGGCCAAGAACGTCATTCTCTTCATCGGCGACGGCATGGGTATTTCCACGGTCACCGCTGCGCGCATCTATGCGGGACAGAAACTAGGCCACACGGGCGAAGAATACGTCCTGCCCTTTGAAACCTTCGATCACGTCGCGCTGGTAAAGACCTACAACAGCAACGCGCAGGTGCCCGATAGCGCCGGCACGGCTTCTGCGATGAACACGGGCGTAAAGACCAACATCGGCATGCTAGGCTACGGCCCCGAAACGAAGAATGGCGATTGCCGCTCGGGCGCGGGTCATGAACTCCCGCTGGTGAGCGAAGAGGCGAGGAAGCACGGTCTGGCGCTTGGCATCGTTTCCACGGCGCGCATTACCCATGCGACCCCCGCTGCCGTCTATGCCCGCAGCGTCAACCGCGACTGGGAAGCCGATGCTGCCATCCCCGAGGCACAGCGTGGCCTTGGCTGTCGCGACATCGCCGAACAGCTCATGGCGACACCCTTCGACGTGGCGCTGGGCGGGGGGCGTGCGGCATTCTATGGCAAGGCTGGTGGCGGTCAGCGCCTCGATCCGGCGGCAAACCTGCCCGCGGCATGGGTCAAGGCCACGGGCGGCACCTATGTGGAGAGCACTGCCGCGCTTGCCGCCGCGCCCAAGGGCAAGCCGGTCTTCGGCCTCTTCTCGCCCAGCCACATGACGTACACAGTCGATCGGACCGCGACGACCAGCGAGCCGACGCTGACCGAGATGACGCAGGCGGCGGTTTCGCGCCTCGGCACAGACCCGGACGGGTATTACCTCATGGTCGAAAGCGGCCGCATCGATCACGGCCACCATGCCGGCCAGGCCGGCTATGCGCTGGAGGAAGCGGTCGAATTCGCCCATGCGATCGAGTGGGCCATCGACAATACCGACCCTGAAGAGACGCTGATCCTGGTCACTGCGGATCACAGCCATGTCTTCACCATGTCGGGCTATCCCCGGCGCGGCAACGACATCCTCGGCATGGTCGTCCCGCCCGAGGGCGGGGGCGAGGACGGCGGTTCGGGCGACGGCCCGACGCTGGCCTCGGACGGCAAGCCTTACACCACGCTAGGCTATGCCAATGGGCCCGGTGCCGTGCCGATGAATACCGAGGGTGGCCGCCCGATGCCCGAGACCGGCGTCCATGCGCACCAGCAATCGCTGGTTCCGACGGGCGCCGAGACGCATGGCGGCGAGGACGTCGCGCTTTATGCCAACGGGCCGGGTGCGGAACGGGTGAAGGGGGTCATGGAACAGAACCTGATCTACAACGTGATCCGCGCCGCCTTCGGCTGGATGTCGATGTAG
- a CDS encoding right-handed parallel beta-helix repeat-containing protein yields the protein MVSPPPFPPSRMPTWVLGVVVGFALAAIPMAAVLAQDVRPAPFTVVETGRGYPTLQQAVDAIGDRQATIEIAEGNWRQCAVQSAGTITYRAATPGKSLLGGTACEGKALLVLRGRAARVEGLILADVNVPDGNGAGIRLEQGTLNVSQAWFRDSQQGILTGNDTASEMMIDKSTFTRLGTCENAAGCAHSIYAGDYGRVVVTRSRFEQGRGGHYVKSRAARTVVENSSFDDSHGHGTNYMIDLPNGGSGAIRGNWFVQGADKENWGTFIAIGAENAQYSSDGLVIEGNDARLVPGLSRKPAFIGDWTGDKLAIGRNTLGPGLKPFEAR from the coding sequence ATGGTTTCACCGCCCCCCTTTCCTCCGTCGCGCATGCCGACATGGGTGCTCGGTGTCGTTGTCGGCTTCGCCCTCGCCGCGATCCCCATGGCTGCCGTTCTGGCGCAGGATGTCCGGCCCGCTCCCTTCACCGTGGTCGAAACGGGCCGCGGCTATCCCACTCTCCAGCAGGCCGTCGATGCGATCGGCGACCGGCAGGCGACGATCGAAATCGCCGAGGGCAACTGGCGCCAATGCGCCGTGCAGAGCGCGGGTACCATCACCTACCGCGCGGCGACCCCCGGCAAGTCGCTGCTCGGGGGCACAGCGTGCGAGGGCAAGGCCTTGCTTGTCCTGCGCGGTCGGGCCGCTCGGGTTGAGGGACTCATCCTCGCCGACGTCAACGTGCCCGACGGCAATGGCGCGGGCATCCGGCTGGAGCAGGGAACGCTGAACGTCTCGCAGGCATGGTTCCGCGACAGCCAGCAGGGAATCCTCACCGGCAACGATACCGCGAGCGAGATGATGATCGACAAGTCGACCTTCACCCGCCTCGGCACATGCGAGAACGCGGCCGGATGCGCGCATTCGATATATGCCGGGGACTATGGCCGGGTGGTCGTGACCCGCAGCCGCTTCGAACAGGGCCGCGGCGGGCACTACGTCAAGTCGCGCGCGGCGCGAACCGTGGTCGAGAACAGCAGCTTCGACGATTCGCACGGCCACGGCACCAATTACATGATCGACCTGCCCAATGGCGGCAGCGGCGCGATCCGGGGCAACTGGTTCGTGCAGGGCGCGGACAAGGAAAATTGGGGCACCTTCATCGCCATCGGTGCGGAGAATGCGCAGTACAGTTCCGACGGGTTGGTGATCGAGGGGAACGATGCACGCCTCGTCCCCGGCCTTTCGCGCAAGCCCGCCTTCATCGGCGACTGGACCGGCGACAAACTCGCCATCGGTCGCAACACGCTGGGACCCGGCCTCAAGCCTTTCGAGGCGCGCTAG
- the xth gene encoding exodeoxyribonuclease III, with product MVTVATWNINSVRLRMPIVQRFLTEQSPDVLCLQEIKCQEDQFPYEAFHALGYEHFAVHGQKGYHGVATVSRVPIREFSRHDWQDNGEARHVGVELPDHQGMIVENVYVPAGGDEPDREINVKFGQKLDFLERMTRWADKVDRPTLIVGDFNIAPLESDVWNHKQLLKVVSHTPIEVESLQRFMDAHGWADIGRQHIPDPQRYYSWWSYRAKDWQANDRGRRLDHMWASPELAKQATGHRVHEDARGWTQPSDHVPLVTEFTL from the coding sequence ATGGTCACTGTCGCTACCTGGAATATCAATTCGGTCCGCCTGCGGATGCCGATCGTCCAACGCTTCCTGACGGAGCAGTCACCCGACGTGCTCTGCCTGCAGGAGATCAAGTGCCAGGAGGACCAGTTCCCCTACGAGGCGTTCCACGCTCTGGGCTACGAGCATTTCGCCGTGCACGGGCAGAAGGGCTATCACGGCGTCGCCACGGTCAGCCGCGTGCCGATCCGCGAATTCTCGCGCCACGACTGGCAGGACAATGGCGAGGCGCGCCACGTCGGCGTCGAGTTGCCCGATCACCAGGGGATGATTGTCGAGAACGTCTACGTTCCCGCTGGCGGCGACGAGCCCGACCGCGAGATCAACGTGAAGTTCGGCCAGAAGCTCGACTTCCTCGAACGCATGACCCGCTGGGCCGACAAGGTCGACCGTCCAACGCTGATCGTGGGTGATTTCAACATCGCCCCGCTCGAAAGCGACGTGTGGAACCACAAGCAGCTGCTCAAGGTCGTCAGCCATACGCCGATCGAGGTCGAGAGCCTGCAGCGTTTCATGGACGCGCATGGCTGGGCCGACATCGGACGCCAGCACATTCCCGATCCCCAGCGCTACTACAGTTGGTGGAGCTATCGCGCGAAGGACTGGCAGGCGAACGACCGCGGGCGGCGGCTCGACCACATGTGGGCCAGCCCCGAGCTCGCGAAACAGGCAACCGGCCATCGGGTGCACGAGGATGCACGCGGCTGGACCCAGCCTTCCGACCACGTGCCGCTGGTGACGGAGTTCACCCTCTGA
- a CDS encoding GNAT family N-acetyltransferase produces the protein MSAIIIRPEQPGDEATIHALTEAAFRDMPFSDGDEQDLVDRLRADGDLTLSLVAEDAGKILGHIAFSPVSISDGSEDWFGLGPVSVCPELHGQGIGSLLIRRGIADLSDIGARGIVLLGSPEYYGRFGFGHDPLLAYPGPPPEYFQRLVLNGPPPAGVVTYAPAFG, from the coding sequence GTGAGCGCCATCATCATCCGCCCCGAGCAGCCGGGCGATGAGGCTACCATCCACGCCCTGACCGAAGCCGCCTTCCGCGACATGCCCTTCAGCGACGGTGACGAGCAGGACCTAGTCGACCGGTTGCGAGCGGACGGCGATCTGACGCTTTCGCTGGTTGCGGAAGATGCCGGGAAAATTCTCGGCCATATCGCTTTCTCACCCGTGTCGATCTCCGATGGGAGCGAGGACTGGTTCGGGCTCGGCCCGGTGAGCGTGTGCCCCGAACTGCATGGACAGGGCATCGGATCATTGCTCATTCGGCGAGGCATTGCCGACCTCTCGGACATTGGCGCAAGAGGTATCGTCCTTCTCGGAAGCCCGGAATACTACGGCCGCTTCGGCTTCGGACACGATCCGCTGCTTGCCTATCCCGGACCCCCGCCCGAATATTTCCAGCGCCTTGTTCTAAACGGACCGCCGCCCGCAGGCGTTGTCACCTACGCCCCGGCTTTCGGCTAG
- a CDS encoding CoA transferase, which produces MYDFLSGLSILEVSSFVASPTVGLYCGQFGAEVIRVDDKRGGLDYDRFMLADNGRSLSWENLNRTKKSVALDLRSGEGRELCVELAGRIGQCVTNLPEKSFLSHAAMARGREDMVSVRIMGWHDGRQAMDFTVNAAAGYPMMTGPADWDPATAPPVNQLMPAWDFLTGAYCAFSLLAALRHRDATGEGAEIRVPLGDVAIGTLANSGTMAEMLFRGADRERLGNAIWGAFGSDMITRDGVRFMVAALTPKQWDGIVEAFGLSGKIAALESELGVRFADGDTPRFQHRDRLLGLFQSVASQHDYAELERRMAAAGTTYERYRTPYQASKDPALVGTNPMFGRTPDNPSGVDYPVARSFANMPDKPRGEPRRAPYLGEHTEEVLAEKLGLSSGQIGKLVDSGIAAPSDQGHDYSKTRIMP; this is translated from the coding sequence GTGTACGATTTCCTCTCCGGGCTGAGCATCCTCGAAGTTTCGAGCTTCGTCGCTTCGCCTACCGTCGGCCTCTATTGCGGCCAGTTCGGGGCCGAGGTTATCCGCGTCGACGACAAGCGCGGGGGGCTCGACTACGACCGTTTCATGCTGGCGGACAACGGCCGCTCGCTCTCGTGGGAGAACCTCAACCGCACCAAGAAGTCGGTCGCGCTAGACCTGCGCAGCGGCGAAGGGCGCGAACTGTGCGTCGAACTCGCCGGCCGGATCGGCCAGTGCGTGACCAATTTGCCGGAAAAGAGCTTCCTCAGCCACGCGGCCATGGCCAGGGGGCGCGAGGACATGGTCTCGGTCCGCATCATGGGCTGGCACGACGGCAGGCAGGCGATGGACTTCACTGTCAATGCCGCCGCCGGATACCCGATGATGACCGGCCCTGCCGACTGGGACCCGGCGACAGCCCCTCCGGTCAACCAGCTGATGCCCGCCTGGGACTTCCTCACAGGCGCCTATTGCGCCTTCAGCCTGCTTGCGGCGCTGCGCCACCGTGACGCCACCGGCGAGGGTGCCGAAATCCGCGTGCCGCTGGGCGATGTCGCGATCGGAACGCTGGCGAACTCGGGCACGATGGCCGAAATGCTGTTCCGCGGCGCCGACCGCGAGCGGCTCGGCAATGCCATCTGGGGCGCATTCGGCAGCGACATGATCACCCGCGATGGCGTGCGCTTCATGGTCGCAGCGCTGACGCCGAAGCAGTGGGACGGCATTGTCGAGGCTTTCGGCCTGTCAGGCAAAATCGCCGCGCTCGAAAGCGAACTCGGCGTTCGTTTCGCCGACGGCGACACACCGCGCTTCCAGCATCGCGACCGACTGCTCGGCCTGTTCCAGTCGGTCGCCAGCCAGCACGATTATGCCGAGCTTGAAAGGCGCATGGCCGCGGCGGGTACGACATACGAACGCTATCGCACGCCTTACCAAGCATCGAAGGATCCCGCCTTGGTGGGCACCAACCCCATGTTCGGGCGCACGCCCGACAACCCCAGCGGGGTCGACTATCCTGTGGCGCGCAGCTTTGCCAACATGCCCGACAAGCCGCGCGGCGAGCCGCGCCGCGCACCCTATCTCGGCGAACACACCGAGGAAGTGCTGGCCGAAAAGCTCGGCCTGTCCTCGGGCCAGATCGGCAAGCTCGTCGATAGCGGCATCGCCGCCCCGAGCGACCAGGGCCACGACTACTCCAAGACCAGGATCATGCCATGA
- a CDS encoding LolA family protein, with amino-acid sequence MSNLSFKAKPIRAALALSLAAALPASAMFATPPAEAAAGDLDKAVGALRAISTMKADFIQTDRNGQSVAGVMTLKRPGKIRFEYDKSVPMLVVSNGKSMYLVDYEVKQVQRWPISNSPLGALLDPSRDVKKYGKLLPTSHPDVISVEVRDTKHPEYGVITLIFSRDGAAPGGLQLTHWVALDSQNNRTTVRLRNQRYGVAVADSAFTFKDPRKTSRRPR; translated from the coding sequence ATGAGCAACTTGTCTTTCAAAGCAAAACCGATCCGCGCCGCGCTGGCCCTCTCGCTGGCCGCGGCGCTTCCTGCGTCCGCCATGTTCGCCACACCGCCGGCCGAAGCCGCCGCGGGCGATCTCGACAAGGCGGTTGGCGCGCTGCGCGCCATCTCCACCATGAAGGCGGATTTCATCCAGACCGACCGCAACGGCCAGTCCGTCGCAGGCGTGATGACGCTGAAGCGCCCCGGCAAGATCCGCTTCGAATACGACAAGAGCGTGCCCATGCTCGTCGTGTCGAACGGCAAGTCGATGTACCTCGTCGATTACGAGGTGAAGCAGGTCCAGCGCTGGCCGATTTCGAACTCGCCGCTCGGTGCGCTGCTCGACCCCAGCCGCGACGTGAAGAAGTACGGTAAACTGCTGCCCACCAGTCACCCCGATGTGATCAGCGTGGAAGTGCGCGACACCAAGCATCCCGAGTATGGCGTGATCACGCTGATCTTCAGCCGCGACGGTGCCGCGCCGGGCGGTTTGCAGCTCACGCACTGGGTGGCGCTCGATTCACAGAACAATCGCACCACGGTGCGCCTGCGCAACCAGCGTTATGGTGTCGCGGTTGCCGACAGCGCGTTCACCTTCAAGGATCCGCGCAAAACGTCTCGTCGCCCACGGTAA
- the recQ gene encoding DNA helicase RecQ, translated as MPDIATPLPDRARAQLKSVFGFDAFRGRQADVVARVLDGLSTLAVMPTGAGKSLTYQLPANMLEGTCVVISPLIALMHDQLRSARANGIRAATLTSADADWRETQDAYRSGQLELLYVAPERASQPAFRDFLASSPICLFAVDEAHCVSEWGHDFRPDYRLLRPLMDAFPDVPRLALTATADRQTRADVMAQLGIPDDGLVLAGFDRPNIRYAIRHRDNPVRQIETLMAEEPGPGIVYAPTRKKVEELAAKLAAASGRKVLPYHAGLDAEARAANQSAFVASEDMVIVATIAFGMGIDKPDVRFVAHVGVPKSIEAYYQETGRAGRDGDPSQAVMFWGAGDFATARQRLAEIDDVRRNAERARLDALAGLVETAACRRAVLLRHFGEDPAPTCGNCDNCLSPPKVSDTTELAQKLLSAVYRTGQSFGLGHLQKVLTGVEDDRVRQRGHDALSVFGIVDGEEAAMIQPLARALQARGDLLTTEHGGLALGEGARAILKGERAVAIVVPPRREKGRRRGDAAPNPVGDPLFDALRELRRELAIEGQVPPYVIFHDATLREMTARRPGSLAELGRLPGVGAKKLEAYGEQFLRVIDRH; from the coding sequence ATGCCCGACATCGCCACCCCACTTCCCGACCGCGCCCGCGCGCAGCTGAAGTCCGTCTTCGGCTTCGACGCATTTCGCGGACGTCAGGCCGACGTGGTCGCGCGCGTGCTCGACGGGCTCTCGACGCTGGCGGTCATGCCGACGGGGGCGGGCAAGTCGCTGACCTACCAGCTTCCAGCGAACATGCTGGAGGGGACCTGCGTCGTCATCAGCCCGCTGATCGCGCTGATGCACGATCAGCTGCGCAGCGCGCGGGCGAACGGGATCCGGGCCGCCACTCTGACCAGCGCCGATGCCGACTGGCGCGAGACGCAGGATGCCTATCGCAGCGGTCAGCTCGAACTTCTCTATGTCGCGCCCGAGCGGGCTAGCCAGCCCGCCTTCCGCGACTTCCTCGCCTCGTCCCCAATCTGCCTCTTCGCCGTAGACGAGGCGCATTGCGTGTCCGAATGGGGCCATGATTTCCGCCCCGACTACCGCCTTCTGCGACCGCTCATGGACGCTTTTCCGGATGTCCCGCGCCTTGCGCTGACGGCGACTGCCGACCGTCAGACGCGGGCGGATGTCATGGCGCAGCTGGGTATTCCGGACGACGGGCTGGTGCTTGCCGGGTTCGACCGGCCCAACATCCGCTACGCCATCCGCCACCGCGACAACCCGGTGCGCCAGATAGAGACGCTGATGGCTGAGGAGCCGGGGCCCGGCATCGTCTATGCCCCGACCCGCAAGAAGGTCGAGGAACTGGCTGCCAAGCTGGCCGCCGCGAGCGGACGGAAAGTTCTGCCCTACCACGCAGGGCTCGATGCGGAGGCGCGCGCCGCGAACCAGTCCGCCTTCGTCGCGAGCGAGGACATGGTGATCGTCGCCACGATCGCCTTCGGCATGGGCATCGACAAGCCCGACGTTCGCTTTGTCGCGCATGTCGGCGTGCCCAAGTCGATCGAGGCCTATTACCAGGAAACCGGACGCGCCGGGCGCGACGGCGATCCCTCGCAGGCGGTAATGTTCTGGGGTGCTGGCGATTTCGCCACGGCTCGCCAGCGTTTGGCCGAAATCGATGACGTCCGCCGCAATGCGGAGCGCGCGCGGCTCGATGCGCTTGCGGGGCTGGTGGAAACCGCCGCCTGCCGCCGCGCGGTCCTGCTGCGCCATTTCGGCGAGGACCCCGCGCCGACCTGCGGGAATTGCGACAATTGCCTCAGCCCGCCCAAAGTCAGCGACACGACCGAACTGGCGCAGAAGCTGCTCTCCGCAGTCTATCGCACCGGCCAGAGCTTCGGCCTCGGCCACCTGCAGAAGGTCCTGACAGGGGTGGAGGATGACCGCGTGCGCCAGCGGGGTCATGACGCCCTCTCGGTGTTCGGTATCGTCGACGGAGAGGAAGCGGCGATGATCCAGCCGCTCGCCCGTGCGCTGCAGGCGCGCGGCGACCTGTTGACCACCGAGCACGGCGGCCTGGCGCTGGGCGAGGGTGCGCGCGCCATCCTCAAGGGCGAGCGCGCAGTCGCCATCGTGGTGCCGCCCAGGCGCGAGAAGGGGCGCAGGCGCGGGGATGCGGCACCCAACCCCGTCGGCGACCCGCTGTTCGACGCCCTGCGCGAACTGCGTCGCGAACTGGCCATCGAAGGACAGGTCCCGCCCTACGTCATCTTCCACGATGCCACGTTGCGCGAGATGACTGCGCGACGCCCTGGCAGCCTTGCCGAACTGGGTCGCTTGCCCGGTGTAGGGGCGAAGAAGTTGGAAGCCTATGGCGAGCAGTTCCTGCGCGTGATCGATCGTCATTGA